A part of Poseidonibacter antarcticus genomic DNA contains:
- a CDS encoding ATP-binding protein — DNSLDAFSNKENNTITIKLELINDKKILTYEDTAGGIKIKPIEKVFEYFITSKNEKEGKGIGLALAKMLITDRLDGTITAKNNNLGVEFKIIF, encoded by the coding sequence AGATAACTCACTTGATGCATTTTCTAATAAAGAAAATAATACCATCACAATTAAATTAGAACTAATAAATGATAAAAAGATATTGACTTATGAAGATACTGCTGGTGGAATAAAAATTAAGCCAATAGAGAAAGTATTTGAATATTTTATTACATCTAAAAATGAAAAAGAAGGAAAAGGAATAGGCTTGGCACTTGCCAAAATGCTTATTACTGATAGACTTGATGGTACTATTACTGCAAAGAATAATAACCTTGGTGTAGAGTTTA